From the Excalfactoria chinensis isolate bCotChi1 chromosome 1, bCotChi1.hap2, whole genome shotgun sequence genome, one window contains:
- the DDX11 gene encoding ATP-dependent DNA helicase DDX11 isoform X7 encodes MDGGTAEAVSGPGRTSFPFPYTPYRIQEQFMAALYAALEAGRVGIFESPTGTGKSLSLICGALSWLRDFEEKKRQEEARLLAPEGSGQEEKQPPASGGPACLNSGDTSGEPDWITAFVQKKEEQDLVHRLKEEQIRRKKREERLEKIRHNVQLKYAAKRKRSEEDETKRLLQLSKEILSEGAGAAVPEQLDHNEEELILAEYESDEEKKVASGLEEDDDDDLEEEHVTKIYYCSRTHSQLSQFVHEVQKSPFGKDTRLVSLGSRQNLCVNEEVRRLGALQLINDRCTEMQKNKHEKKSDAEVEGKKRRVSRAVCPFYSYEQMQFLRDEVLVEVKDIEQLVTLGKETKACPYYGSRYAIPAAQLVVLPYQMLLHEATRSAAGIILKDQVVIIDEAHNLIDTMTCIHSVEVSGSQLCCAHSQLLQYMERYRKRLKAKNLMYIKQILYLLERFVAMLGGNVNQNPSCQAVSQAGTELKSINDFLFQSQTDNINLFKVQRYCEKSLISRKLFGFVERYGNPAPAVKTNKENQKLAGLQNFLMTLQQGSYKEGPLQSPPVEADNDQLQAASPLMHIEGFLSALTNANEDGRVILNRQGTIGQSSLKFLLLNPAVHFAKVVKECRAVIIAGGTMQPVADFREQLLSCAGVDPARIVEFSCGHVIPPENILPIVLCSGPSNQQLEFTYQTRDLPQMMDETGRILCNLCNVVPGGVVCFFPSYDYEKQVYAHWEKAGLLTRLATKKKIFQEPKKANQVEQVLAEYAKCIKRCSQAGGQMTGALLLSVVGGKMSEGINFSDDLGRCVIMVGMPYPNIKSPELQEKMTWLDKTMPRAASQAPSRMLIENLCMKAVNQSIGRAIRHQKDFASILLLDHRYARPAILNKLPQWIRERIQVKSAFGSAFAELRKVRTCFSHTAAEPVSHCIHLYFLHTFSLVL; translated from the exons ATGGATGGCGGGACGGCAGAG GCGGTGAGCGGCCCGGGCCGGACCAGCTTCCCGTTCCCCTACACGCCGTACCGCATCCAGGAGCAGTTCATGGCAGCGCTGTACGCTGCGCTGGAGGCCGGGCGGGTCGGGATCTTCGAGAGCCCCACGGGCACG GGGAAGTCACTAAGCCTCATCTGCGGGGCCCTCTCCTGGCTCCGAGACTTTGAGGAGAAAAAGCGGCAGGAGGAGGCACGGCTTCTGGCTCCAGAGGGCAGCGggcaggaagagaagcagcCCCCGGCTTCTGGTGGACCGGCATGTCTGAACAGCGGGGACACATCTGGGGAACCAGACTGGATCACAGCGTttgtgcagaagaaagaagagcaggatTTGGTGCACAGACTGAAG GAAGAGCAGATCAGGAGGAAGAAGCGAGAAGAACGTCTTGAGAAAATCCGCCATAACGTGCAGTTAAAATACGCAGCAAAGAGGAAG CGATCGGAGGAGGATGAGACAAAGCgccttctgcagctcagcaaggAGATTCTGTCagaaggagctggagcagctgtccCAGAGCAGCTGGATCACAACGAGGAGGAGCTGATTCTTGCTGAATATGAGAGTGACGAGGAAAAGAAAGTGGCATCTGG GCTGGAGGAAGATGATGACGATGATTTGGAAGAAGAACATGTGACGAAG ATTTACTACTGCAGCCGCACTCACTCCCAGCTGTCTCAGTTTGTGCATGAAGTGCAAAAAAGTCCTTTTGGCAAAGACACGCGTCTGGTCTCCTTGGGATCCAGGCAG AACCTGTGTGTGAATGAGGAGGTGCGCCGCTTGGGGGCTCTGCAGCTCATCAATGATCGCTGCACGGAGatgcaaaagaacaaacatg aaaagAAGAGCGATGCAGAGGTCGAAGGGAAGAAGAGACGTGTGAGTCGTGCCGTGTGCCCATTTTATTCCTATGAGCAAATGCAGTTTCTCCGTGATGAAGTTCTAGTGGAAGTGAAGGATATTGAGCAGTTGGTGACTTTGGGAAAGGAGACCAAAGCCTGCCCCTATTATGGGAGTCGATACGCCATTCCTGCTGCTCAG CTGGTGGTGCTGCCCTACCAGATGCTCTTGCATGAGGCCACCAGGAGCGCTGCAGGGATCATCCTGAAGGACCAGGTTGTAATCATCGACGAGGCCCACAACCTCATAGACACCATGACCTGTATCCATAGCGTGGAGGTCAGCGGCTCTCAG ctgtgctgtgcccactcccagctgctgcagtacATGGAGCGATACAG gaaaCGTTTGAAGGCAAAGAACTTGATGTACATTAAGCAGATCCTGTATTTGCTGGAGCGGTTTGTAGCCATGCTGGGAG GAAATGTGAACCAAAATCCTAGCTGCCAGGCAGTTTCCCAAGCAG gGACAGAGTTGAAATCCATCAATGACTTCCTATTTCAGAGCCAGACTGACAATATCAACCTCTTCAAG GTGCAGCGTTACTGTGAGAAGAGCCTCATCAGTAGGAAG CTTTTCGGATTTGTGGAGCGATACGGCAATCCTGCCCCAGCTGTGAAGACCAACAAGGAGAACCAGAAGCTGGCCGGTTTGCAGAACTTCCTTATGACTCTCCAGCAGGGATCTTATAAGGAGG GACCTCTCCAGAGCCCTCCCGTGGAGGCTGACAATGACCAGCTCCAAGCTGCCTCTCCTCTGATGCACATCGAGGGATTTCTCTCAGCCCTCACGAACGCAAATGAAGATGGTAGAGTCATTCTCAATAGGCAAG gcacTATTGGTCAGAGCAGCCTCAAATTCCTCTTGCTGAATCCAGCCGTCCACTTTGCCAAGGTGGTGAAAGAATGCCGTGCTGTAATCATTGCTGGGGGCACCATGCAGCCG GTGGCTGATTTCCGAGagcagctgctgtcctgtgctgGTGTGGATCCTGCACGCATCGTGGAGTTCTCTTGTG GACACGTGATCCCTCCAGAAAACATTTTACCTATAGTCCTCTGCAGCGGTCCTTCCAACCAGCAGCTGGAGTTCACCTACCAGACAAGAGACCTGCCCCAGATG ATGGATGAGACAGGCCGAATCCTCTGCAACCTGTGCAATGTGGTCCCAGGAGGTGTGGTGTGCTTCTTCCCCTCCTATGACTATGAGAAGCAGGTGTATGCGCACTGGGAGAAAGCAGGGCTGCTCACCCGCCTGGCAACTAAGAAGAAG ATCTTTCAGGAGCCCAAGAAAGCCAACCAGGTGGAGCAGGTGCTGGCGGAGTATGCCAAGTGCATAaag CggtgcagccaggctggagGCCAGATGACTGGggccctgctgctttctgtagtTGGAGGCAAAATGAGTGAAGGGATCAACTTCTCGGATGACCTGGGAAG GTGTGTGATTATGGTGGGAATGCCTTACCCCAACATTAAATCTCCAGAGCTTCAAGAGAAAATGACTTGGCTTGATAAAACAATG CCAAGAGCTGCTAGCCAGGCACCTAGCAGGATGCTGATTGAAAACCTGTGCATGAAGGCAGTAAACCAGTCAATAG GAAGAGCCATTCGCCACCAGAAGGACTTTGCAAGCATCCTGCTCCTGGACCACAGGTACGCACGCCCTGCCATCCTTAACAAGCTGCCACAGTGGATCAGGGAGAGAATCCAGGTCAAGTCTGCCTTTGGATCAGCTTTTGCAGAGTTAAGAAAGGTCAGAACTTGTTTCTCACATACTGCTGCAGAACCTGTTTCCCACTGTATTCATTTGTACTTTCTTCACACCTTCAGTTTGGTGCTTTAG
- the DDX11 gene encoding ATP-dependent DNA helicase DDX11 isoform X5 produces MDGGTAEAVSGPGRTSFPFPYTPYRIQEQFMAALYAALEAGRVGIFESPTGTGKSLSLICGALSWLRDFEEKKRQEEARLLAPEGSGQEEKQPPASGGPACLNSGDTSGEPDWITAFVQKKEEQDLVHRLKEEQIRRKKREERLEKIRHNVQLKYAAKRKRSEEDETKRLLQLSKEILSEGAGAAVPEQLDHNEEELILAEYESDEEKKVASGLEEDDDDDLEEEHVTKIYYCSRTHSQLSQFVHEVQKSPFGKDTRLVSLGSRQNLCVNEEVRRLGALQLINDRCTEMQKNKHEKKSDAEVEGKKRRVSRAVCPFYSYEQMQFLRDEVLVEVKDIEQLVTLGKETKACPYYGSRYAIPAAQLVVLPYQMLLHEATRSAAGIILKDQVVIIDEAHNLIDTMTCIHSVEVSGSQLCCAHSQLLQYMERYRKRLKAKNLMYIKQILYLLERFVAMLGGNVNQNPSCQAVSQAGTELKSINDFLFQSQTDNINLFKVQRYCEKSLISRKLFGFVERYGNPAPAVKTNKENQKLAGLQNFLMTLQQGSYKEGPLQSPPVEADNDQLQAASPLMHIEGFLSALTNANEDGRVILNRQGTIGQSSLKFLLLNPAVHFAKVVKECRAVIIAGGTMQPVADFREQLLSCAGVDPARIVEFSCGHVIPPENILPIVLCSGPSNQQLEFTYQTRDLPQMMDETGRILCNLCNVVPGGVVCFFPSYDYEKQVYAHWEKAGLLTRLATKKKIFQEPKKANQVEQVLAEYAKCIKRCSQAGGQMTGALLLSVVGGKMSEGINFSDDLGRCVIMVGMPYPNIKSPELQEKMTWLDKTMPRAASQAPSRMLIENLCMKAVNQSIGRAIRHQKDFASILLLDHRYARPAILNKLPQWIRERIQVKSAFGSAFAELRKFHRGKSD; encoded by the exons ATGGATGGCGGGACGGCAGAG GCGGTGAGCGGCCCGGGCCGGACCAGCTTCCCGTTCCCCTACACGCCGTACCGCATCCAGGAGCAGTTCATGGCAGCGCTGTACGCTGCGCTGGAGGCCGGGCGGGTCGGGATCTTCGAGAGCCCCACGGGCACG GGGAAGTCACTAAGCCTCATCTGCGGGGCCCTCTCCTGGCTCCGAGACTTTGAGGAGAAAAAGCGGCAGGAGGAGGCACGGCTTCTGGCTCCAGAGGGCAGCGggcaggaagagaagcagcCCCCGGCTTCTGGTGGACCGGCATGTCTGAACAGCGGGGACACATCTGGGGAACCAGACTGGATCACAGCGTttgtgcagaagaaagaagagcaggatTTGGTGCACAGACTGAAG GAAGAGCAGATCAGGAGGAAGAAGCGAGAAGAACGTCTTGAGAAAATCCGCCATAACGTGCAGTTAAAATACGCAGCAAAGAGGAAG CGATCGGAGGAGGATGAGACAAAGCgccttctgcagctcagcaaggAGATTCTGTCagaaggagctggagcagctgtccCAGAGCAGCTGGATCACAACGAGGAGGAGCTGATTCTTGCTGAATATGAGAGTGACGAGGAAAAGAAAGTGGCATCTGG GCTGGAGGAAGATGATGACGATGATTTGGAAGAAGAACATGTGACGAAG ATTTACTACTGCAGCCGCACTCACTCCCAGCTGTCTCAGTTTGTGCATGAAGTGCAAAAAAGTCCTTTTGGCAAAGACACGCGTCTGGTCTCCTTGGGATCCAGGCAG AACCTGTGTGTGAATGAGGAGGTGCGCCGCTTGGGGGCTCTGCAGCTCATCAATGATCGCTGCACGGAGatgcaaaagaacaaacatg aaaagAAGAGCGATGCAGAGGTCGAAGGGAAGAAGAGACGTGTGAGTCGTGCCGTGTGCCCATTTTATTCCTATGAGCAAATGCAGTTTCTCCGTGATGAAGTTCTAGTGGAAGTGAAGGATATTGAGCAGTTGGTGACTTTGGGAAAGGAGACCAAAGCCTGCCCCTATTATGGGAGTCGATACGCCATTCCTGCTGCTCAG CTGGTGGTGCTGCCCTACCAGATGCTCTTGCATGAGGCCACCAGGAGCGCTGCAGGGATCATCCTGAAGGACCAGGTTGTAATCATCGACGAGGCCCACAACCTCATAGACACCATGACCTGTATCCATAGCGTGGAGGTCAGCGGCTCTCAG ctgtgctgtgcccactcccagctgctgcagtacATGGAGCGATACAG gaaaCGTTTGAAGGCAAAGAACTTGATGTACATTAAGCAGATCCTGTATTTGCTGGAGCGGTTTGTAGCCATGCTGGGAG GAAATGTGAACCAAAATCCTAGCTGCCAGGCAGTTTCCCAAGCAG gGACAGAGTTGAAATCCATCAATGACTTCCTATTTCAGAGCCAGACTGACAATATCAACCTCTTCAAG GTGCAGCGTTACTGTGAGAAGAGCCTCATCAGTAGGAAG CTTTTCGGATTTGTGGAGCGATACGGCAATCCTGCCCCAGCTGTGAAGACCAACAAGGAGAACCAGAAGCTGGCCGGTTTGCAGAACTTCCTTATGACTCTCCAGCAGGGATCTTATAAGGAGG GACCTCTCCAGAGCCCTCCCGTGGAGGCTGACAATGACCAGCTCCAAGCTGCCTCTCCTCTGATGCACATCGAGGGATTTCTCTCAGCCCTCACGAACGCAAATGAAGATGGTAGAGTCATTCTCAATAGGCAAG gcacTATTGGTCAGAGCAGCCTCAAATTCCTCTTGCTGAATCCAGCCGTCCACTTTGCCAAGGTGGTGAAAGAATGCCGTGCTGTAATCATTGCTGGGGGCACCATGCAGCCG GTGGCTGATTTCCGAGagcagctgctgtcctgtgctgGTGTGGATCCTGCACGCATCGTGGAGTTCTCTTGTG GACACGTGATCCCTCCAGAAAACATTTTACCTATAGTCCTCTGCAGCGGTCCTTCCAACCAGCAGCTGGAGTTCACCTACCAGACAAGAGACCTGCCCCAGATG ATGGATGAGACAGGCCGAATCCTCTGCAACCTGTGCAATGTGGTCCCAGGAGGTGTGGTGTGCTTCTTCCCCTCCTATGACTATGAGAAGCAGGTGTATGCGCACTGGGAGAAAGCAGGGCTGCTCACCCGCCTGGCAACTAAGAAGAAG ATCTTTCAGGAGCCCAAGAAAGCCAACCAGGTGGAGCAGGTGCTGGCGGAGTATGCCAAGTGCATAaag CggtgcagccaggctggagGCCAGATGACTGGggccctgctgctttctgtagtTGGAGGCAAAATGAGTGAAGGGATCAACTTCTCGGATGACCTGGGAAG GTGTGTGATTATGGTGGGAATGCCTTACCCCAACATTAAATCTCCAGAGCTTCAAGAGAAAATGACTTGGCTTGATAAAACAATG CCAAGAGCTGCTAGCCAGGCACCTAGCAGGATGCTGATTGAAAACCTGTGCATGAAGGCAGTAAACCAGTCAATAG GAAGAGCCATTCGCCACCAGAAGGACTTTGCAAGCATCCTGCTCCTGGACCACAGGTACGCACGCCCTGCCATCCTTAACAAGCTGCCACAGTGGATCAGGGAGAGAATCCAGGTCAAGTCTGCCTTTGGATCAGCTTTTGCAGAGTTAAGAAAG TTCCACCGAGGGAAATCAGACTGA
- the DDX11 gene encoding ATP-dependent DNA helicase DDX11 isoform X4: protein MLKQWRCCSQAGGQTMGDIQKAQPHPERPARGDLHPFTSRRPTADTLWDSDERPDCKQELEMENEAVSGPGRTSFPFPYTPYRIQEQFMAALYAALEAGRVGIFESPTGTGKSLSLICGALSWLRDFEEKKRQEEARLLAPEGSGQEEKQPPASGGPACLNSGDTSGEPDWITAFVQKKEEQDLVHRLKEEQIRRKKREERLEKIRHNVQLKYAAKRKRSEEDETKRLLQLSKEILSEGAGAAVPEQLDHNEEELILAEYESDEEKKVASGLEEDDDDDLEEEHVTKIYYCSRTHSQLSQFVHEVQKSPFGKDTRLVSLGSRQNLCVNEEVRRLGALQLINDRCTEMQKNKHEKKSDAEVEGKKRRVSRAVCPFYSYEQMQFLRDEVLVEVKDIEQLVTLGKETKACPYYGSRYAIPAAQLVVLPYQMLLHEATRSAAGIILKDQVVIIDEAHNLIDTMTCIHSVEVSGSQLCCAHSQLLQYMERYRKRLKAKNLMYIKQILYLLERFVAMLGGNVNQNPSCQAVSQAGTELKSINDFLFQSQTDNINLFKVQRYCEKSLISRKLFGFVERYGNPAPAVKTNKENQKLAGLQNFLMTLQQGSYKEGPLQSPPVEADNDQLQAASPLMHIEGFLSALTNANEDGRVILNRQGTIGQSSLKFLLLNPAVHFAKVVKECRAVIIAGGTMQPVADFREQLLSCAGVDPARIVEFSCGHVIPPENILPIVLCSGPSNQQLEFTYQTRDLPQMMDETGRILCNLCNVVPGGVVCFFPSYDYEKQVYAHWEKAGLLTRLATKKKIFQEPKKANQVEQVLAEYAKCIKRCSQAGGQMTGALLLSVVGGKMSEGINFSDDLGRCVIMVGMPYPNIKSPELQEKMTWLDKTMPRAASQAPSRMLIENLCMKAVNQSIGRAIRHQKDFASILLLDHRYARPAILNKLPQWIRERIQVKSAFGSAFAELRKFHRGKSD from the exons ATGCTGAAACAGTGGAGGTGCTGCTCACAAG CAGGTGGCCAGACCATGGGTGACATACAGAAGGCTCAACCTCATCCGGAAAGGCCTGCGAGAGGTGACTTGCACCCATTTACCTCCAGAAGGCCCACTGCAGATACCCTCTGGGACTCTGATGAAAGACCAGATTGCAAGCAGGAGCTAGAGATGGAAAATGAG GCGGTGAGCGGCCCGGGCCGGACCAGCTTCCCGTTCCCCTACACGCCGTACCGCATCCAGGAGCAGTTCATGGCAGCGCTGTACGCTGCGCTGGAGGCCGGGCGGGTCGGGATCTTCGAGAGCCCCACGGGCACG GGGAAGTCACTAAGCCTCATCTGCGGGGCCCTCTCCTGGCTCCGAGACTTTGAGGAGAAAAAGCGGCAGGAGGAGGCACGGCTTCTGGCTCCAGAGGGCAGCGggcaggaagagaagcagcCCCCGGCTTCTGGTGGACCGGCATGTCTGAACAGCGGGGACACATCTGGGGAACCAGACTGGATCACAGCGTttgtgcagaagaaagaagagcaggatTTGGTGCACAGACTGAAG GAAGAGCAGATCAGGAGGAAGAAGCGAGAAGAACGTCTTGAGAAAATCCGCCATAACGTGCAGTTAAAATACGCAGCAAAGAGGAAG CGATCGGAGGAGGATGAGACAAAGCgccttctgcagctcagcaaggAGATTCTGTCagaaggagctggagcagctgtccCAGAGCAGCTGGATCACAACGAGGAGGAGCTGATTCTTGCTGAATATGAGAGTGACGAGGAAAAGAAAGTGGCATCTGG GCTGGAGGAAGATGATGACGATGATTTGGAAGAAGAACATGTGACGAAG ATTTACTACTGCAGCCGCACTCACTCCCAGCTGTCTCAGTTTGTGCATGAAGTGCAAAAAAGTCCTTTTGGCAAAGACACGCGTCTGGTCTCCTTGGGATCCAGGCAG AACCTGTGTGTGAATGAGGAGGTGCGCCGCTTGGGGGCTCTGCAGCTCATCAATGATCGCTGCACGGAGatgcaaaagaacaaacatg aaaagAAGAGCGATGCAGAGGTCGAAGGGAAGAAGAGACGTGTGAGTCGTGCCGTGTGCCCATTTTATTCCTATGAGCAAATGCAGTTTCTCCGTGATGAAGTTCTAGTGGAAGTGAAGGATATTGAGCAGTTGGTGACTTTGGGAAAGGAGACCAAAGCCTGCCCCTATTATGGGAGTCGATACGCCATTCCTGCTGCTCAG CTGGTGGTGCTGCCCTACCAGATGCTCTTGCATGAGGCCACCAGGAGCGCTGCAGGGATCATCCTGAAGGACCAGGTTGTAATCATCGACGAGGCCCACAACCTCATAGACACCATGACCTGTATCCATAGCGTGGAGGTCAGCGGCTCTCAG ctgtgctgtgcccactcccagctgctgcagtacATGGAGCGATACAG gaaaCGTTTGAAGGCAAAGAACTTGATGTACATTAAGCAGATCCTGTATTTGCTGGAGCGGTTTGTAGCCATGCTGGGAG GAAATGTGAACCAAAATCCTAGCTGCCAGGCAGTTTCCCAAGCAG gGACAGAGTTGAAATCCATCAATGACTTCCTATTTCAGAGCCAGACTGACAATATCAACCTCTTCAAG GTGCAGCGTTACTGTGAGAAGAGCCTCATCAGTAGGAAG CTTTTCGGATTTGTGGAGCGATACGGCAATCCTGCCCCAGCTGTGAAGACCAACAAGGAGAACCAGAAGCTGGCCGGTTTGCAGAACTTCCTTATGACTCTCCAGCAGGGATCTTATAAGGAGG GACCTCTCCAGAGCCCTCCCGTGGAGGCTGACAATGACCAGCTCCAAGCTGCCTCTCCTCTGATGCACATCGAGGGATTTCTCTCAGCCCTCACGAACGCAAATGAAGATGGTAGAGTCATTCTCAATAGGCAAG gcacTATTGGTCAGAGCAGCCTCAAATTCCTCTTGCTGAATCCAGCCGTCCACTTTGCCAAGGTGGTGAAAGAATGCCGTGCTGTAATCATTGCTGGGGGCACCATGCAGCCG GTGGCTGATTTCCGAGagcagctgctgtcctgtgctgGTGTGGATCCTGCACGCATCGTGGAGTTCTCTTGTG GACACGTGATCCCTCCAGAAAACATTTTACCTATAGTCCTCTGCAGCGGTCCTTCCAACCAGCAGCTGGAGTTCACCTACCAGACAAGAGACCTGCCCCAGATG ATGGATGAGACAGGCCGAATCCTCTGCAACCTGTGCAATGTGGTCCCAGGAGGTGTGGTGTGCTTCTTCCCCTCCTATGACTATGAGAAGCAGGTGTATGCGCACTGGGAGAAAGCAGGGCTGCTCACCCGCCTGGCAACTAAGAAGAAG ATCTTTCAGGAGCCCAAGAAAGCCAACCAGGTGGAGCAGGTGCTGGCGGAGTATGCCAAGTGCATAaag CggtgcagccaggctggagGCCAGATGACTGGggccctgctgctttctgtagtTGGAGGCAAAATGAGTGAAGGGATCAACTTCTCGGATGACCTGGGAAG GTGTGTGATTATGGTGGGAATGCCTTACCCCAACATTAAATCTCCAGAGCTTCAAGAGAAAATGACTTGGCTTGATAAAACAATG CCAAGAGCTGCTAGCCAGGCACCTAGCAGGATGCTGATTGAAAACCTGTGCATGAAGGCAGTAAACCAGTCAATAG GAAGAGCCATTCGCCACCAGAAGGACTTTGCAAGCATCCTGCTCCTGGACCACAGGTACGCACGCCCTGCCATCCTTAACAAGCTGCCACAGTGGATCAGGGAGAGAATCCAGGTCAAGTCTGCCTTTGGATCAGCTTTTGCAGAGTTAAGAAAG TTCCACCGAGGGAAATCAGACTGA